A region from the Acyrthosiphon pisum isolate AL4f chromosome A1, pea_aphid_22Mar2018_4r6ur, whole genome shotgun sequence genome encodes:
- the LOC103310026 gene encoding major royal jelly protein 1-like, whose protein sequence is MITYLVINIYLSVCLCELNVVYQWDKIDLSNHENRQDTEHSYIPENNLVHRMKIWNNTLYMAIPRFKPGVPATLCKSYRGTIQPFPTINIQIVGNCIGMQNVKDIEIDHLGQLWVLDVGMVYDLEKPNYTCDPKLLILDIGTGRIIRSAVIPSGMYTIQSILSGISIDLKSLTAVIADIGPNSGFIVYNYDLGYFQKFHCKILSSVKDYNEAILTISPIDNMLYFTTIEMDSLFTIPLSVFDAPFVNDISHYVNNHGLKTDVSTAMIMDTTGNLYLGMTRKVIAWNTLKNNFDVKDLYIQEVRLDWISSFAFDSNGYLWIISSAFSDFLDGSSSKRMNIRIFKRFCGTTAFALQNVQMSVNDTLPINHNSVDIKTASSICILTLIILLQILL, encoded by the coding sequence ATGATAACATATCTAgtgatcaatatttatttaagtgtttGTTTATGTGAGCTAAACGTGGTGTACCAGTGGGACAAAATAGATTTGTCAAATCATGAAAATCGCCAGGATACGGAACATTCCTATATTCCAGAAAACAATCTTGTGCACAGAATGAAAATTTGGAACAACACGTTGTACATGGCCATACCCAGGTTTAAGCCAGGGGTACCGGCGACATTGTGCAAAAGTTACAGAGGTACTATACAACCATTTCCGACGATAAATATTCAGATTGTAGGAAACTGCATTGGGATGCAAAACGTCAAGGACATCGAAATCGATCATTTAGGTCAATTGTGGGTGTTGGACGTGGGAATGGTTTACGATCTAGAAAAACCTAATTACACTTGCGATCCAAAATTGCTTATACTGGACATCGGTACGGGCAGAATAATACGATCGGCGGTGATACCGAGCGGTATGTATACAATCCAAAGCATACTCAGTGGTATTTCGATTGACTTGAAATCACTCACCGCTGTAATAGCTGATATAGGTCCAAATTCTgggtttattgtttataactatGATCtaggatattttcaaaaatttcacTGTAAAATATTGTCCAGCGTTAAGGACTACAACGAAGCAATTTTAACAATATCTCCGAtcgataatatgttatatttcacCACCATAGAAATGGACAGTCTATTCACTATTCCGTTGAGCGTATTCGATGCGCCGTTCGTCAATGACATAAGTCATTACGTTAACAACCATGGACTGAAAACAGACGTATCGACTGCTATGATCATGGATACGACCGGGAACCTGTATCTAGGCATGACTAGGAAAGTAATCGCCTGGaacacattaaaaaacaatttcgaCGTCAAAGATTTGTACATACAAGAAGTGAGACTCGATTGGATTTCAAGTTTTGCGTTTGATTCAAACGGATATTTGTGGATCATTTCTTCAGCGTTCAGTGATTTCTTAGATGGATCGAGTTCGAAAAGGatgaatattagaatatttaaaaggtTTTGTGGTACAACAGCCTTCGCACttcaaaatgtacaaatgtCTGTAAACGACACTCTCCCCATTAACCATAATTCTGTCGATATCAAAACTGCTTcttctatttgtattttaactttaattatattattgcaaattttattgtaa
- the LOC100162583 gene encoding gamma-aminobutyric acid type B receptor subunit 1 — protein sequence MIRFAVIVFVLLIDVPFSIQEDDKVLHIGGIFPIGGKGGWQGGQACEPAVRLALEDVNKNSVLSGYQLKLHWNDSECDPGLGASVMYDLLYNKPQKLMLLAGCSTVCTTVAEAAKMWNLVVLCYGASSPALSDRNRFPTLFRTHPSATVHSPTRITLMKKFEWYRIAILQQTEEVFISTVEDIETRCKQNGIEIITRQSFVSDPGDAVKNLRRQDARIIVGLFYVVAARKVLCEMYKQQLYGKAYVWFFIGWYEDNWFEVNLEKEGIECTKKEMRIAAEGHITTEALMWNQNINQKTISGMTSEDFRKRLENVLRSGGYAIDRHRYPEGYQEAPLAYDAVWAVALAFNKTMGILEKQGKSITSFNYNNKEIADHIYSAINSTQFLGISGYVAFSSQGDRIALTQIEQVIEGKYVKLGYYDTQSDNLTWFDKEKWIGGKVPQDRTVIRRVLRTLSIPLLICMWVITTIGILGAVSLIVFNVLNHHRRVIAQSYPACNTIMLSGCVLSLSSIYLFGLDGQIISPAVFPNICQIKTWVLSIGFTLGYGAMYSKVWRVHRLHTSQKKNAIRKALQPWKMYSIVIFLLAVDVAILFLWQCMDPLKRDIQKTPIFLLAGVFFLGLTLSYKGLLLLFGLFVSYETRSVKLRQINDSRYVGMSIYNVVVTCLITTPVIMVTASQQDASFAFVALSVIFCCFLSMALIFVPKVIEVIRDPHDKPESKYNPDAGMSKEDEDKYKRLIDENKQLAAKIKEKEERLKQLKSDLFSLRGDTDKTEIKWNDESQLTEHSFLSQSVNKDTLIVADFITGEGTSDSAFIAGTATSYSRASASDMEFSESYL from the exons ATGATTCGATTTGCGGTAATCGTGTTCGTGCTGTTAATTGATGTTCCGTTTTCAATACAAGAGGACGATAAGGTATTACACATCGGAGGTATATTCCCGATCGGCGGCAAAGGCGGATGGCAAGGAGGTCAAGCTTGTGAGCCTGCGGTTAGGCTAGCCTTGGAAGATGTGAACAAGAATAGCGTTCTGTCCGGATATCAACTGAAATTGCATTGGAATGATAGCGAA tGTGATCCAGGACTTGGTGCATCGGTAATGTATGATCTGCTGTATAACAAACCTCAAAAACTTATGTTATTAGCAGGATGCAGCACTGTATGTACAACTGTAGCCGAAGCGGCAAAAATGTGGAATTTAGTTGTt ttatgtTATGGTGCCAGTTCACCAGCATTGTCCGACCGAAATCGTTTTCCCACACTGTTTAGAACGCATCCTTCAGCCACTGTTCATAGTCCAACTAGAATCACATTGATGAAAAAGTTCGAATGGTATAGAATTGCAATTCTTCAGCAAACCGAAGAAGTGTTTATTTCt ACAGTGGAGGATATCGAGACTCGATGCAAACAAAATGGCATTGAAATAATTACCAGGCAAAGTTTTGTTAGTGATCCAGGTGATGCTGTTAAAAACTTGCGCAGACAAGACGCCAGGATCATTGTTGGTTTATTCTACGTCGTTGCTGCTAGAAAAGTATTATGTGAGATGTACAAACAGCAGTTATATGGAAAAGCCTACGTGTGGTTTTTTATTG ggtgGTACGAAGACAATTGGTTTGAAGTCAACTTGGAAAAAGAAGGAATTGAATGTACGAAAAAAGAAATGAGAATTGCAGCTGAAGGTCACATCACCACTGAAGCTCTTATGTGGAATCAAAACATTAACCAAAAGACTATTTCCGGCAtg acTTCTGAAGACTTTCGTAAAAGgcttgaaaatgttttaagatCGGGAGGTTATGCAATTGATCGACACCGGTATCCCGAAGGTTACCAAGAAGCACCGTTAGCATACGACGCTGTCTGGGCTGTAGCGTTGG cttttaataaaactatggGTATCCTGGAAAAACAAGGAAAATCAATCACCAGTTTTAACTACAACAATAAGGAAATCGCCGACCACATTTATTCGGCTATAAATTCAACCCAGTTTCTCGGGATATCA ggtTACGTAGCTTTTAGTTCACAAGGTGATCGTATAGCATTAACGCAGATTGAACAAGTTATTGAAGGAAAATACGTTAAACTTGGTTACTATGACACACAGTCCGATAACTTAACATGGTTCGATAAAGAGAAATGGATCG GTGGAAAAGTTCCGCAAGATAGAACTGTGATTCGTCGTGTATTGCGCACGTTATCGATACCATTACTGATATGTATGTGGGTAATTACAACTATTGGGATACTTGGAGCAGTTAGtcttattgtatttaatgtCCTCAATCATCACAGAAG AGTTATTGCTCAATCATATCCGGCTTGCAATACAATTATGTTGTCCGGCTGTGTATTGAGCTTgagtagtatttatttatttggcttGGACGGTCAGATTATATCACCGGCGGTTTTCCCAAACATATGCCAAATAAAAACTTGGGTGTTGTCAATTGGATTTACTTTGGGTTATGGAGCTATGTATAGTAAGGTGTGGAGAGTGCACAGACTGCATACGAGTCAAAAGAAAAACGCAATCAGG AAAGCTTTGCAGCCGTGGAAAATGTATTCGATTGTGATATTTTTACTGGCCGTCGATGTTGCGATTCTATTTTTATGGCAATGCATGGATCCATTGAAGCGCGATATACAA aaaacaccaaTATTCTTATTAgccggtgttttttttttaggtttaacaTTAAGCTACAAAGGGTTGCTTTTGCTGTTCGGACTTTTTGTCTCGTATGAAACCAGAAGTGTCAAACTAAGACAGATAAATGATTCACGGTACGTCGGAATGTCAATTTACAACGTGGTCGTTACATGCTTGATAACTACACCCGTGATTATGGTGACAGCATCACAGCAAGATGCTAGTTTCGCTTTTGTAGCGTTGTCTGTTATATTCTGTTGCTTCCTTTCCATGGCCCTGATATTCGTACCAAAA GTGATTGAAGTGATCCGGGATCCCCACGACAAACCGGAATCTAAATACAACCCCGATGCTGGAATGTCAAAAGAAGACGAAGATAAGTATAAGAGACTTATCGATGAAAATAAACAACTTGCTGCTAAAATAAAAGAG AAAGAGGAGCGTTTAAAACAACTAAAGTCTGACCTATTCAGTTTAAGGGGCGATACCGATAAGACTGAAATAAAATGGAACGATGAGTCGCAGTTAACCGAACATTCGTTCTTATCGCAGTCGGTAAATAAAGATACTTTAATTGTAGCTGATTTCATAACTGGCGAAGGTACATCGGACTCAGCGTTCATTGCTGGTACGGCCACTTCTTATTCTAGAGCTAGTGCTTCAGATATGGAATTCTCTGAGTCTTACTTGTGA